The Cucurbita pepo subsp. pepo cultivar mu-cu-16 chromosome LG15, ASM280686v2, whole genome shotgun sequence genome contains the following window.
gttcgaggactccaaaaaagaagtcgagcctcaaataaggggaggttgttcgagagctccaggGAAGGAGACTTCAAGAGAGGCTTtgtggtgtactttgttcgaagcgGAGGTGAGgctcgaaagtgtagtcaaaggTGACTCAggtgttgaacaaagggtgtactccAAAGTTCAAGAGCTCCAAAGAAGGAGGCCTCTAGGGACACTATTTATTAAGGATTATTGAAAATAGTAGTCTCACGTTAGCTAATCAAGAGGAACATCATGactttataagtaaggaacactatatatattggtacgagaccttttcGGAAACTAAAATCAATTCAGCCATGAGAATTTATGcttaaaatagacaatatcatatcacgGTGGAGTTCGTGATtcataacataattaaaatcaattatgagagagagagagaggagaaaagtACCTTGGCATTCTTTGGATGAGACCTTCACCAAAATGGTTATAAGCAATGGTGACTTGCATTTGCTTGTCCCTTACATAAGAGTCACTATGTCCCAAGAGCATCACCTGTTTTGCAACAATCTCAGCCAATTTCAGAACAAATTCCAACATTTGCGATCATTTGACAAAAGTGCAACTTTTTACCTCATTGTGGTGGGTGAAGTAATTGTTAGAAATTGTGATAGCAGTTGATCCCATGATAGCATCAATGAGCCCatcagaacaagaagaaagagaattaTGGTCAATCCAAATATGACTCGACCCAAAAATGGAAATCCCATCACCATCAGCCATTGTCCTCCATCCATAATGACTAGGCGAGCTTCGAACCATGGCGTTCCCCGTTGGCTTGCAGTCATGAATATGCAAACCATGAATAATAACATTGGTTATGAATTGGATAGTAATACAAGCACCATAAGCGATGTGCACATTGACGCCACGCCCATCAATTGTCTTGAAGCTGTTCATGATGAGTTCTTGCTTTAAAGTGATCACCATGTCTCGTTTGAACACAATCCATAATGGTCTGTCTTGAATCACAGCATGGCGAAGGGTGCCTGGTCTGGGATTGACAGGATCGTCGTCACGTGGATCAGAGACGACGTAGTAACGCCCATCACGGCCACCAACTGCATTACGACCAAACCCAATGCCGCAATTGGCGAGGCGCTTTCGCCGCAGTTGCCAATGTGGGTCACAACGCCAACAATCATCAATTGGGTTTCCTGTTCCACAAGAGAAGAACCCCAAATTCCTCCTCTCTGTGCTGTTGCGTATGCTCCTGTGGGAAATTTCCAAACATAACCACCCAATCACTACACATCCACATTATAACTACACATGAGCACTACCgtaaagaatgagaaacacaAGTGAGATCGAATGAAACAAGAATGTGTAAGTATGAACCAATTTAGACCGTGAAACAAACTGCGAATTGCTCagtcattccttaaattagccaatcTGAGACtccctcccctcaaacaaagtacactatagaacCTCCCCTAatgcctatggagccctcgaacaacctccctcccctcgaacaaagtacactatagaacCTCTCCTGAGGTCTATGGAGCCTTCGAACAACCTCTCTTCCattaatcaaggctcgactccttctctggagtcctcgaacaaagtacgccatttgttcgacatttgaggattctattgacttgactaagttaagagcatcacgactctccacaatggtatgatatggtgagaataagctctcatgtCTTTATTTTGGGCTTACCCAAAAAGACTCGTACAGATGTATTagttacttataaattcataaattcatgatcGTTTCTTAAATTAGCCCACGTGTAACtccctcccaataatcctcaacaaaaaaaTGGACACCNaaaaaaaaaaaaaaaaaaaaaaaaaaaaaaaaaaaaaaaaaaaaaaaaaaaaaaagtcaaacacaagaagaaagaaaatttaaggcTTTGTTTGTGAAACCCAGAATGAATTTCATAGGCATTAAATG
Protein-coding sequences here:
- the LOC111811178 gene encoding probable pectate lyase 8 isoform X1; protein product: MAVTLRLQFSTASLMFFLLLNILFVQSSFAGDQRLQSFNSSSMADSFAGDQRLQSFNSSSMADSFSGDQRLQSFNSSSMADRYVKNEHAVDNPEEIASMVDLSIRNSTERRNLGFFSCGTGNPIDDCWRCDPHWQLRRKRLANCGIGFGRNAVGGRDGRYYVVSDPRDDDPVNPRPGTLRHAVIQDRPLWIVFKRDMVITLKQELIMNSFKTIDGRGVNVHIAYGACITIQFITNVIIHGLHIHDCKPTGNAMVRSSPSHYGWRTMADGDGISIFGSSHIWIDHNSLSSCSDGLIDAIMGSTAITISNNYFTHHNEVMLLGHSDSYVRDKQMQVTIAYNHFGEGLIQRMPRCRHGYFHVVNNDYTHWVMYAIGGSANPTINSQGNRYLAPVNPFAKEVTKRVVTSNGVWRHWNWRSEGDLMLNGAYFTPSGAGAGASYARASSLGAKSSSLVGSLTSNAGALSCRRGFRC
- the LOC111811178 gene encoding probable pectate lyase 8 isoform X3, whose protein sequence is MAVTLRLQFSTASLMFFLLLNILFVQSSFAGDQRLQSFNSSSMADSFSGDQRLQSFNSSSMADRYVKNEHAVDNPEEIASMVDLSIRNSTERRNLGFFSCGTGNPIDDCWRCDPHWQLRRKRLANCGIGFGRNAVGGRDGRYYVVSDPRDDDPVNPRPGTLRHAVIQDRPLWIVFKRDMVITLKQELIMNSFKTIDGRGVNVHIAYGACITIQFITNVIIHGLHIHDCKPTGNAMVRSSPSHYGWRTMADGDGISIFGSSHIWIDHNSLSSCSDGLIDAIMGSTAITISNNYFTHHNEVMLLGHSDSYVRDKQMQVTIAYNHFGEGLIQRMPRCRHGYFHVVNNDYTHWVMYAIGGSANPTINSQGNRYLAPVNPFAKEVTKRVVTSNGVWRHWNWRSEGDLMLNGAYFTPSGAGAGASYARASSLGAKSSSLVGSLTSNAGALSCRRGFRC